In Henningerozyma blattae CBS 6284 chromosome 6, complete genome, the following are encoded in one genomic region:
- the CRT10 gene encoding Crt10p (similar to Saccharomyces cerevisiae CRT10 (YOL063C); ancestral locus Anc_3.163) → MESESSYSLPSTVDWWRVWQTARGLSREKFVNPDCYDLEWVAYHRRHKVISRDDTPERVIASKHPSDSAFLPEIEKDIERILQISKSFSRKTPLLTEEGTSFVEHIRKQHDNVEPVWSSTRIKDPALLLLPPEERLYIDDSLSASNLFPPFTDIGYPKFKNNLFVTHAGWSFFAYDDSVFVNILDRLPSERLVTQFKARFEVSDWFNNYPDIGTTNAPFFTLQDPEVLGDNYGKFDINFMKVCRFLNNNVLCTCTTNGLVVIYDIKKIIKKFEYAYHRTPRGDNTIFTVMPLLVVKVPDSCWSVDIIDTEEVSYIAAGSNMHVLSIFAIPRDQDLTDHLESYSKDIPTLHNVPSCHFVPNSVDMNGFVTVAYTTIFGDTSTLKVKYFKNKKRLRVIGLDTQFFGENCWSVTPLKKNDFKSVNEFELLNANYCKVFKNSILYSVIQDSKLFELSPVSVSRSGDFGVGAISTQIPVPVSNLSLTFRKWEHKADIHLRFTAFDDEGKKINGFFNSSGHPLDFDISVTNSTTSRVYVGKSSPLQFYYLTSPNGNPERVKVPKKGYLLEYWKDLTNQPPSTPYNSQDQFHFSTPIEDTRLTHYNLGINGKRMVLPRKFICKESTYYPKSLITKGVVLIKSEYYANNETIDFSKKYSHMYAYDYDKGSFSEEESEEEEDPWDTDEPIVGPLSSQLDWALTNYEMKIGRLLYIMKSSSGNISSGYEVSDLDDDFLFVTTATKIYLVKANPLAITSFTKDDIFPIKDAVLCEEALANSMNRINIVCHIRELNCFVVASQLGLISILRLTEYNGIYSFRQEYIKGWESQAPGEPDNICAFASLNQYMYECFGDELRLPYLNIMGMDYMYIPENERNNTAPYAMLYVLAGPGNTLYRFKIASGKTPYLTKI, encoded by the coding sequence atggaaTCTGAATCATCCTATTCTTTACCTAGTACTGTTGATTGGTGGAGGGTGTGGCAAACTGCTAGAGGCCTTTCTCGTGAAAAGTTTGTGAACCCTGATTGTTATGATTTGGAGTGGGTGGCATATCATCGTAGACATAAAGTTATATCAAGAGATGATACACCAGAGAGAGTAATTGCCAGTAAACATCCATCAGATTCCGCATTTCTTCCTGAAATTGAGAAGGACATCGAACgtattcttcaaatttcaaaatcattttctaGGAAAACACCTTTGCTAACAGAAGAAGGTACAAGCTTCGTTGAACATATTAGAAAACAGCATGATAACGTTGAACCTGTATGGTCGTCAACCCGTATAAAAGATCCTGCATTGTTACTATTACCACCAGAAGAACGTCTCTATATTGACGATAGTTTATCAGCATCAAATCTATTCCCACCATTCACAGATATTGGCTatccaaaatttaaaaacaatCTTTTTGTGACTCATGCTGGCTGGTCGTTTTTTGCATATGATGATAGTGTGTTTGTTAACATCCTTGATAGATTACCATCAGAAAGACTTGTGACTCAATTTAAAGCAAGATTCGAAGTATCAGATTGGTTCAATAACTATCCTGATATTGGGACCACTAACGCCCCTTTCTTCACCTTACAAGATCCAGAAGTATTGGGTGACAATTATGGGAAATTtgatatcaattttatGAAAGTTTGCAGGtttcttaataataatgtattGTGCACATGTACAACAAATGGATTAGTGGTTATTTATGAtatcaagaaaataattaagaaatttgaATATGCTTACCATAGAACCCCTAGAGGAGACAATACAATATTCACGGTTATGCCGTTATTAGTAGTGAAAGTACCCGATAGTTGTTGGAGTgttgatattattgatacTGAAGAAGTTAGTTATATTGCTGCTGGTAGTAATATGCATGTTTTGAGTATATTTGCTATCCCAAGAGATCAAGATCTTACAGATCATCTAGAATCATATTCAAAGGATATACCGACTTTGCATAACGTTCCCAGCTGTCATTTCGTACCAAATTCTGTAGATATGAATGGATTTGTTACAGTTGCATATACAACAATATTCGGTGATACATCCACATTAAAagtcaaatatttcaaaaataaaaaaagattaagaGTTATTGGATTAGATACTCAATTTTTTGGTGAAAATTGCTGGTCAGTAACTCccttaaagaaaaatgatttCAAATCTGTTAACGAATTTGAACTATTAAACGCTAATTATTGTAAAGTCTTTAAGAATTCTATTCTATATTCGGTAATTCAAGATAGTAaactatttgaattaagCCCAGTATCGGTTTCTCGTTCTGGTGATTTTGGAGTTGGCGCAATTTCAACTCAAATACCTGTCCCagtttcaaatttatctttaactTTTAGGAAATGGGAACATAAGGCTGACATTCATTTACGTTTTACAGcttttgatgatgaagggaaaaaaataaatggaTTCTTTAATTCATCGGGCCATCCTTtagattttgatatttcaGTAACTAATAGTACCACTTCCAGGGTATATGTCGGTAAAAGTTCGCCGTTAcagttttattatttaaccAGCCCAAATGGAAACCCAGAACGTGTTAAAGTTCCTAAAAAAGGTTACCTCTTGGAGTACTGGAAAGATTTGACTAACCAACCTCCATCGACACCTTATAACTCACAAGATCAATTCCATTTTTCAACTCCCATAGAAGATACCAGATTAACACATTATAATTTAGGTATCAATGGGAAACGAATGGTTCTAccaagaaaatttatttgtaaaGAATCTACATACTACCCGAAATCTTTAATTACAAAAGGTGTagtattaattaaatctgAATATTATGCAAATAATGAAACGATTGATTTcagtaaaaaatattcacaTATGTATGCTTATGATTATGACAAAGGGAGTTTTTCTGAAGAGGAATCcgaagaagaagaggatCCTTGGGATACTGATGAGCCCATAGTAGGCCCATTAAGTAGCCAATTAGATTGGGCTTTAACAAATTatgaaatgaaaattgGTAGACTTCTttatataatgaaaagCTCTTCAGGAAACATTTCATCTGGCTATGAAGTTAGTGATTTAGATGACGATTTTCTCTTTGTTACCACAGCtactaaaatatatttagtGAAGGCCAATCCATTAGCAATTACTTCGTTCACTAAAGATGATATCTTTCCAATAAAAGACGCAGTGCTATGTGAGGAAGCATTGGCCAACTCTATGAATAGAATCAATATTGTTTGCCATATAAGAGAATTAAATTGTTTCGTTGTTGCTTCACAACTTGGCTTAATTTCTATCTTAAGATTGACAGAATATAATGGAATTTATTCATTCCGCCAAGAGTATATTAAAGGTTGGGAATCTCAAGCGCCTGGAGAACCTGACAATATCTGTGCATTTGCAAGTCTAAACCAATACATGTATGAATGCTTTGGTGATGAATTGCGTCTACCTTATCTGAATATAATGGGCATGGATTATATGTACATCCCAGAGAATGAACGAAATAATACGGCCCCATACGCCATGCTATATGTGCTAGCAGGTCCTGGTAATACCTTATATAGATTCAAGATCGCTTCTGGCAAAACCCCGTACCtaacaaaaatttaa
- the MPS1 gene encoding serine/threonine/tyrosine protein kinase MPS1 (similar to Saccharomyces cerevisiae MPS1 (YDL028C); ancestral locus Anc_3.162) translates to MSHNIQIYPNNIHSRPNQDNEPTSSHNYMDDSDDEDNIERGPPKLSNFGSALLSNQEEQNNKQHQQDVMESKDSLQIKTDKHNIWRNNTNINNTSNTLFGHTDEHSQTSTSTMTSVRMHDHQSVTTLYSDNNGKDLNNTLVKDSNKSTFRSLKQLSREELPSRQRNRRLLQNLKAGNLGPASRTSSLLTNESFNSSMPLSTNTPEARQNNDNNDNDNDNTTTTTTTTTTTNNNNNNNNNNLRNKSINNHTHTRTLPLDEIKPPTSTDIGRSYIHSSIENIPLRIATTETNINTKLTNRNNNDATISNDYNHNSKPIISDYSSIEFNGLNPMQYWRKHDLPPSELPKLNKAYLQKQREENRKAVLKQRSTSRMILSNKMTNSTSSTNNGSIKLSDNRFNSFDANNTNNDNLHKINRTKNYTKDNSLPTARANRNNTDTSPMGKSSRKNLSSPVVSTRNVFLEDIDPPFSNEKKFRIDKENNSKSGQTRNRLGSFGSEIDNIHNRHNAIKYISRQNSSEDLHSSNRYTENRRTALTSIDINKRSGYASPSREHKRSKTTDNYKMDVSVLESNSRIPSSANRINYRSKSALADYNNPMQDIDHLPSSQPPVRPPPHFIPSLSQPQPQQVRKKVEIIEPEAKIHNYQKPIIIVNNIEYEKVALLGRGGSSKVYKVKGPKNSYYALKRVLFDEFDDSSIEGFKGEIELLKKLEHEERVVRLFDYKMENGTLHLIMECGDLDLSRILHQRSKQPLDLEFIRYYSREMLKCVQVVHNNDIVHSDLKPANFVLVGSVLKIIDFGIANAVPDHTVNIYRECQIGTPNYMAPEALVSMNLTSNENENAQKPVNRWKVGKPSDVWSCGCILYQMFYGKPPYGHYQGQNRLLAIMNPEVEIKYPEFTPNNEPIPRSAIDTMKACLYRDPSKRFTIEELLNNPFFSPIMVTPFFLQDLIKNSVRYGIDRKNISNEELEKMSDDVLNRLREFIL, encoded by the coding sequence ATGTCCCataatatacaaatttatcctaataatattcactCCAGACCAAACCAAGATAATGAACCGACTTCTAGTCATAACTATATGGATGACTCAGACGATGAAGATAATATAGAAAGAGGCCCTCCCAAATTGAGTAATTTTGGGTCGGCATTACTATCTAATCAAGAGGAACAGAATAATAAACAGCATCAACAAGACGTAATGGAATCTAAGGATTCTCTACAAATTAAAACCGATAAACATAATATATGGCgtaataataccaatattaataatacatcGAACACACTCTTTGGCCATACTGATGAACATTCTCAGACATCAACCTCAACCATGACTAGCGTACGTATGCATGATCATCAAAGTGTCACTACACTTTATTCtgataataatggaaaagatttaaataatactcTAGTAAAGGACTCTAACAAATCTACATTCAGAAGTCTGAAACAGTTATCAAGAGAAGAACTACCATCCAGACAGCGAAATAGACGATTGTTACAGAATTTAAAAGCAGGAAACCTTGGACCAGCATCAAGAACATCATCTTTGTTAACTAATGAAagttttaattcttctatGCCATTATCAACAAATACTCCTGAAGCCAgacaaaataatgataataatgataatgataatgataatactactactactactactactactactactactaataataataataataataataataataacctTCGAAATAAAAGTATCAACAATCATACTCATACGAGGACCTTACCCTTAGATGAAATAAAACCACCAACTTCTACTGATATAGGAAGATCCTACATACATAgctcaattgaaaatattccaCTCCGAATTGCCACAACAGAgacaaatataaatactaAACTTACTAACCGCAATAACAATGATGCTACTATTAGTAATGATTATAACCATAACTCTAAACCTATTATCTCAGAttattcttcaattgaattCAACGGATTAAACCCAATGCAATATTGGAGAAAGCATGACTTACCTCCATCTGAACttccaaaattaaataaagcATACTTACAAAAACaaagagaagaaaatagaaaggcagtattaaaacaaagaaGTACATCAAGAATGATCCTTAGCAACAAAATGACTAATTCTACCTCTTCGACAAACAACGGTTCAATTAAACTAAGTGACAATAGgtttaattcatttgatgctaacaatactaataatgataatttgcataaaattaatagaacaaaaaattatacaaaAGATAATTCATTACCCACTGCAAGAGCAAACAGAAATAATACAGATACTTCGCCCATGGGGAAATCTTCTAGGAAAAATTTGTCATCGCCAGTTGTTTCTACAAGAAATGTCTTCTTGGAAGATATCGATCCACCATTtagtaatgaaaaaaaattccgAATTGATAAAgagaataattcaaaatcagGACAAACTCGTAATAGACTTGGGTCCTTTGGCAGTGAAATAGataatattcataataGACATAATGCTATAAAGTATATTTCCCGACAAAATAGCAGCGAAGATTTACATTCTAGTAATCGTTATACAGAGAATAGAAGAACAGCTTTAACttcaattgatattaataaaagatcTGGATATGCCTCTCCTTCCAGAGAACACAAAAGATCTAAAACCACTGATAATTATAAGATGGATGTTTCAGTTCTTGAAAGCAACAGTAGAATCCCGTCTAGTGCAAATAGAATTAACTATCGTTCCAAGAGTGCTCTAGCAGACTATAATAATCCGATGCAAGATATAGACCACCTCCCTTCATCACAACCACCAGTAAGGCCTCCACCACATTTCATACCTTCACTGTCACAACCTCAACCTCAACAggtaagaaaaaaagtagAAATAATTGAACCAGAGGCGAAGATACATAATTACCAAAAACCAATAATcattgtaaataatatagaatATGAAAAAGTAGCATTATTAGGCAGAGGCGGCTCATCTAAAGTCTACAAGGTAAAGGGACCGaaaaattcatattatGCATTAAAAAGAgttttatttgatgaatttgatgatTCAAGTATAGAAGGATTTAAAGgagaaattgaattattgaagaaactTGAACATGAAGAAAGAGTTGTAagattatttgattataaGATGGAAAATGGGACTTTACATCTAATTATGGAATGTGGTGATCTTGATCTTTCAAGAATATTGCATCAAAGATCTAAACAACCTTTAGACTTGGAGTTTATTAGATACTATTCTCGTGAAATGCTTAAATGTGTTCAAGTAGTACATAATAACGATATTGTTCATTCTGATTTAAAACCTGctaattttgttttagtTGGTAgtgttttaaaaatcatCGATTTTGGTATTGCAAACGCTGTCCCAGATCATACAGTTAATATATATCGTGAATGTCAAATTGGTACTCCAAATTATATGGCACCCGAAGCGTTAGtttcaatgaatttaacatctaatgaaaatgagaATGCCCAGAAACCAGTAAATAGATGGAAAGTTGGTAAACCTTCTGATGTTTGGTCATGTGGTTGTATACTGTATCAAATGTTTTATGGTAAACCTCCTTATGGTCATTATCAGGGCCAAAATCGATTATTAGCTATTATGAATCCTGaagttgaaattaaatatccCGAGTTTACACCAAATAATGAACCTATTCCAAGATCTGCGATAGACACCATGAAAGCGTGCCTTTACAGAGATCCTTCTAAGAGATTTACTATcgaagaattattaaataaccCATTTTTTTCACCAATTATGGTCACCCCTTTCTTTTTGCAAGATttgattaaaaattctGTTAGGTATGGAATTGACcgcaaaaatatttctaatgaaGAGTTAGAAAAAATGAGTGATGATGTTTTGAATAGATTACGAGAATTCATCTTATAG
- the ARP2 gene encoding actin-related protein 2 (similar to Saccharomyces cerevisiae ARP2 (YDL029W); ancestral locus Anc_3.161) yields the protein MDPHSPIVLDQGTGFVKIGRAGENFPDYTFPSIVGRPILRAEERGTISTPLKDIMIGDEASEVRSYLQISYPMENGIIKNWTDMELLWDYAFFNQMKLPTTSGGKVLLTEPPMNPVKNRERMCEVMFERYDFGGVYVAIQAVLALYAQGLSSGVVVDSGDGVTHIVPVYESVVLNHLTRRLDVAGRDVTRHLIDLLSRRGYSFNRTADFETVRQIKEKVCYVSYDLNLDTKLARETTTLVQEYELPDGRIIKVGQERFEAPECLFQPDLVDVESPGVGELLFNTIQSADIDVRSSLYKAIVLSGGSSMYPGLPSRLERELKQLWFTRILKGDAERLDKFKVRIEDPPRRKHMVFIGGAVLANIMADKDHMWLSKQEWQENGAAALAKFGPR from the exons ATGGATCCTCATAGTCCAATTG TCTTAGATCAAGGTACAGGTTTCGTTAAAATAGGGCGTGCTGGTGAAAATTTCCCAGATTATACTTTTCCCTCCATTGTTGGTAGACCTATTTTAAGAGCCGAAGAACGTGGTACAATCTCCACACCTTTGAAAGATATTATGATTGGTGATGAAGCAAGTGAAGTTCGTTCATATTTACAGATCTCTTACCCCATGGAAAATGGTATTATAAAGAATTGGACAGATATGGAATTGTTATGGGATTATGcttttttcaatcaaatgaaattgCCAACCACTTCAGGTGGTAAAGTTCTTTTAACTGAACCACCTATGAATCCAGTTAAAAATAGAGAAAGAATGTGTGAAGTTATGTTTGAAAGATACGATTTTGGCGGAGTTTACGTGGCTATTCAAGCCGTTTTAGCATTATACGCTCAAGGGCTATCATCAGGTGTTGTTGTGGATTCAGGTGATGGTGTTACACATATTGTTCCAGTTTATGAATCAGTAGTATTGAATCATTTGACCAGGAGATTAGATGTTGCAGGTAGAGATGTTACTAGACATTTAATCGATTTACTATCACGCCGTGGTTACTCGTTCAATAGAACTGCTGATTTCGAAACAGTTCGtcaaattaaagaaaaagtttGTTATGTTTCTTACGATTTGAATTTAGATACAAAATTAGCAAGGGAAACAACCACCTTAGTACAAGAATATGAATTACCTGATGGTAGAATTATTAAGGTAGGTCAAGAAAGATTCGAAGCTCCAGAATGTTTATTCCAACCAGACTTGGTAGATGTAGAATCTCCAGGTGTTggtgaattattatttaacaCAATCCAATCTGCTGATATCGATGTCAGAAGTTCTTTATATAAAGCTATTGTCCTGTCTGGTGGTTCAAGTATGTATCCAGGGTTACCATCAAGATTAGAAAGAGAATTGAAACAATTGTGGTTCACTAGAATCTTAAAGGGTGATGCTGAAAGATtagataaatttaaagtcCGTATTGAAGATCCTCCAAGGAGAAAACATATGGTCTTCATCGGTGGGGCTGTTTTGGCTAATATCATGGCTGATAAAGATCATATGTGGTTGTCAAAACAAGAATGGCAGGAAAATGGGGCTGCTGCACTGGCTAAATTTGGTCcaagataa
- the SLM3 gene encoding tRNA-5-taurinomethyluridine 2-sulfurtransferase (similar to Saccharomyces cerevisiae SLM3 (YDL033C); ancestral locus Anc_3.158) has product MASWSTKCLETIGKRTLDGYKAQRIPSKFDNVVVAVSGGVDSALAASLYSTIYPNTRAIYMQNWSKSQSLSDPREEPCYNRDWREAVKVAEFLGIPMEKVNFESDYWIDVFEPMLNSYKMGITPNPDIGCNRFIKFGRLTEYLDNKYGQDNYWLVTGHYSRVLDYIGGKSERSLHLLKSYYKQKDQSYFLSQINPIALRRLLLPVGHLTKPEVREYARQLGLPNSSRPDSQGICFVNNSQTGKFKNFLKHYLDNNPGDIITIDKSTNKKKVWGKHQGIWSYTIGQKVGISMPQSDPQYKGTWFVSDKIIDKNEIVIVKGNNNPELYHDTLKVQSFKPLIVGFTKEWFETECSKGTLKMQYRSLQDPVPIKFATIHSSPSDDSYQPYSIQLTLSHAQRAIAPGQYCCIYWNQAVLGSGAITSVL; this is encoded by the coding sequence ATGGCATCATGGAGCACTAAATGTTTAGAGACCATTGGGAAGAGAACTCTTGATGGGTATAAAGCTCAGAGAATACCCAGCAAGTTTGATAATGTAGTAGTTGCGGTATCTGGAGGTGTTGACTCTGCTCTTGCAGCTTCTTTGTATTCTACGATATACCCTAATACAAGAGCCATTTATATGCAAAATTGGTCCAAGAGTCAGTCTTTGAGTGATCCTAGGGAAGAACCATGCTACAATAGAGACTGGAGAGAAGCTGTTAAAGTGGCAGAATTTTTAGGGATACCGATGGAGAAGGTGAATTTTGAATCTGATTATTGGATAGATGTTTTTGAGCCAATGCTGAATAGTTATAAGATGGGTATCACACCAAATCCAGATATCGGATGCAATAGGTTTATTAAGTTTGGTAGATTAACTGAATATTTGGATAATAAATATGGTCAAGATAATTACTGGCTAGTGACAGGTCATTATTCAAGAGTCTTAGATTATATTGGTGGGAAATCTGAGCGATCGTTGCATCTTTTGAAATCATAttataaacaaaaagatcaaagttattttttatcacAAATCAATCCTATTGCCTTAAGGcgattattattaccgGTAGGCCATCTTACGAAACCAGAAGTACGAGAATATGCTCGACAGCTTGGATTACCAAACTCTTCTCGACCTGATTCACAAGGTATTTGCTTTGTCAACAATTCACAAACTggcaaatttaaaaatttcttaaagCATTATTTAGACAACAACCCAGGTGATATCATTACGATAGATAAATCTACTAATAAGAAGAAAGTTTGGGGTAAACATCAAGGGATTTGGTCATACACAATAGGCCAGAAAGTTGGTATATCTATGCCACAGAGTGATCCTCAATACAAAGGGACTTGGTTTGTTAGTgacaaaataatagataaaaatgaaattgtCATAGTAAAAGGGAACAACAATCCCGAATTGTATCATGATACTTTGAAGGTTCAGTCATTTAAACCATTAATAGTAGGCTTCACTAAGGAATGGTTTGAGACTGAGTGCTCAAAGGGTACTCTAAAAATGCAGTACCGATCTCTTCAAGATCCGGTGCCTATTAAATTCGCTACCATACATTCTTCTCCAAGTGACGACTCGTATCAACCGTATTCTATCCAACTTACCTTGTCACACGCACAAAGAGCTATTGCACCAGGCCAATATTGCTGCATATACTGGAACCAGGCAGTTCTTGGGAGTGGTGCTATTACTAGTGTTCTGTAA
- the INP54 gene encoding phosphoinositide 5-phosphatase INP54 (similar to Saccharomyces cerevisiae INP54 (YOL065C); ancestral locus Anc_3.155) → MGQADWKISITSFNCGKALPYDKVSKLTPIIEKLIPDDQCNDICVLGFQELTEIWMGSFPDYMELIFDNIGKCAQTILGNVFGIEYQVAASNHLGTLGLVILTKKSIDIGQKFLTSCKRGQLGSSLKGGAAISIDLKDDTRDDTFIFICNHLAANKGKFNERIDDYNHIMSHCDSTFRMRTLQSSHLFFFGDLNFRSNKPIYDFSESAIIEKVLTSHDELNILKQENMLFQGFEEAKINFPPTYKYSIKNTKSNEYSTKRIPSWCDRIFYRHYKTPTRTKYFAIPRTEELRFTDHQPVNLTIEVQLGVQDIAPIQIRKQYGSSIDLSKISDPIIGYGDWFIQRHPIIGSIMIVITLVLLYALLF, encoded by the coding sequence ATGGGGCAAGCAGAttggaaaatttcaataacttCGTTTAATTGTGGCAAGGCGTTGCCTTATGATAAAGTATCGAAATTAACTCCGATTATTGAGAAATTGATTCCAGATGATCAATGTAATGATATTTGTGTATTAGGGTTTCAAGAATTGACAGAGATTTGGATGGGATCATTCCCAGATTACATGGAATTGATATTCGATAATATTGGAAAATGTGCTCAAACCATTTTAGGTAATGTTTTTGGAATAGAATATCAAGTGGCTGCTTCAAATCATTTAGGCACTCTTGGCCTAGTAATATTGACCAAAAAATCGATTGATATTGGCCAAAAATTCTTAACCTCTTGTAAAAGAGGCCAACTAGGCTCGAGTTTAAAAGGTGGTGCGGCCATTTCcattgatttaaaagacGACACAAGAGATGATactttcatttttatatgtAACCACTTGGCTGCTAACAAGGGCAAGTTTAATGAAAGAATAGATGATTACAATCATATAATGTCTCATTGCGATTCAACATTTAGAATGAGAACATTACAAAGTAGCCATCTCTTCTTTTTTGGCGATTTGAATTTCAGATCCAATAAACCAATATATGATTTTTCTGAAAGTgcaattattgaaaaagttCTAACATCCCAcgatgaattaaatattttaaaacaagaaaatatgCTTTTCCAAGGGTTTGAGGAAGCTAAGATTAATTTCCCTCCAActtataaatattcaataaagaatacaaaatcaaatgaaTATTCAACAAAAAGAATCCCTTCTTGGTGTGACCGTATATTTTACAGGCATTATAAAACTCCAACTAggacaaaatattttgccATTCCAAGAACAGAAGAATTAAGATTCACAGATCATCAACCAGTCAATTTAACCATTGAAGTTCAACTTGGAGTTCAAGACATTGCTCCTATCCAAATAAGAAAGCAATACGGTAGTTCTATAGACTTGAGTAAGATATCAGATCCAATCATTGGGTATGGTGATTGGTTTATTCAAAGGCATCCAATAATTGGTTCAATAATGATAGTTATTACTTTAGTCCTATTATATGCGTTATtgttttaa